The window TAAGCTATCCGAGTTGGGGATTGTGTGGTTTCGCAGATGAATTTGATGCTGTTTGCGTACTAGTGCGATTTCCACCTGACGATTATGATTTGGTTGTGCGCTCACAGAGGTTCGCATGATTCAGTAACTATCGCGTTCCATAGATTTTTATTCAGTACCGCtgccattttaactttgttacTTAGCGCAATTTCCGCACAAACCTCGCGGTGAACATTTGCACACTTGCAGCACATTTACTGCTGAGCAAGTTGATCCCCAAATCCAACACAAATCCGTTTGCATGGTCCATTTGGTCGATGGAAATAGTATTTTCAGGTGTCTGCACGTTGCAATTGGTTGTTTCAGCTTTAGCTTTGATTTGTCCCCTTCTGTAACAACGCCATTCCAAGTCCTCGCAGGCCTTTTGTTTTGATTCGACAACTTTGCTTTCGCTGACATTGTTACGGTGTGTTCCTATTGTTAGTTCTCATGTTTGGCGCTAGTACTTTGTATCGTTCCAGTTAGTGTTAACTGCTTTTAATCCATATGGCTTATCTTTGCTTTAGTACTAGTGATAGTGATGTGCTTCATGTGCCACTGCCTACAACTGGTCCCGGTACTCAAATTATGGTCCTATGGCCCTCCTTTAGTTTTGACGTCATCTCACTACTCACTTGCATGGTGGCCTACCTACTTTCTTGTCTGATCTTATGATGTACACGCTGAAACATAAAGcaccttagttttttttttcttttcaaatttgCATGCCTTTACTTTCTGTGGCTTTATTGTTGGCAATGTTACAATGTACTACATATTCCTGAAATGCTTAAGCAGAGCACTGCCATGTTTAGCCTGAAATGCGCACGCACACGCACAAGACTCTAACTCTTTTGATAATTTCGACCATGTGCCAGGGTTCAAAAAGTTGGACATGATAAGAATACTTTCTTACAGTTATGTCTGCACTAGGTGGACATGATACTATTCCGATTGTAGATTAGCCTTAAAGCAGCATCTGTCTGCACTAGGTGGACCAAGGTTTGTGTAGTATCTATTATTTGGGAAGTAATCCAAGGACAAACTATATGGCTGTAAGAGAATCATATGCGGATCTGGTTCAATATGGTCAACATTTTTAAGTGAGGCTTGGTATTTAAAAGCTAAGCTTAGGTTCTTTAGTCGTCAGTTGGAATGATGATGGCAAGGAAACACTAAGTGCAGTAATAGTGACAAGTCCTACTTGACTGTTGGGGGGGCGACAGGGATCCAACTGCGTAATCTGTGGTTCTCTACTTTATTTTGTAGTGGTGGGGACTCTAGATGTTGGCTATCCTTCCACTTAACTGTTGTGGCTATGATGCTAATTGGACAGAGTTAGCATCATTCTTAACCTTGAAAGGTTACAATGGCCATCCATTCTTTGCTGAAAGAAAGACCATGATTAGCCTTTGTTACATTATTTCTTAATGTTCACAAtagttttcctttcttttttaccATTGTGAATCATCGGATCTTTAACTTCCAAAAAGGTTTTACTGACTGCGTCaaccaatctttttttttttcttttggtgttTTTACTCCTCCAGGGTTCATGTATTCACCGGATTGTCAAAGGTTTTATGGTGCAAGGTGGGGATATTACCGCTGGTGATGGAACTGGGGGAGAGTCAATATATGGATTGAATTTTGAGGATGAAAATTTTGTCCTGAAGCATGAGAGAAAAGGGATGTTATCAATGGCTAATGCTGGTCCCGATACAAATGGATCTCAGTTTTTCATCACTACAACCCGAACACCACACCTTGATGGGAAACATGTTGTTTTTGGAAGGGTTATAAAAGGAATGGGGGTGGTTCGCTCAATGGAACATGTTTCTGTTGGAGAATCTGACCGTCCAATTACTGATATTGTTATTGTTGATTGCGGAGAACTACCAGAAGGTGCCAGTGATGGAGTTGTGAACTTTTTCAGTGATGGTGACATGTATCCTGATTGGCCAAATGATCTCGAAGAAAAACCTGCAGAAATTTCTTGGTGGATGACTGCTGTTGACTCTGCAAAATCTTTTGGAAATGAATATTTCAAGGTATGCACTTCCTTTAGCATCCTTTGGAAATTTTCTTTAGGTCATATGAGGAAATTCTCACTGCAGCATTATGTCTTGCATTGTTAGAATGTTAGTTGCATCATCGTATGTTATATAGTACCGGATGATGCTCATGTCCGGAGCTTGTAACTGAAGTTTCTTCACTATGCAGAAAAAAGATTACAAGACAGCCCTCAAAAAGTACAGAAAAGCTATGAGATACTTAGATCTTTGCTGGGAGAAAGAAGAGATAGATGAAGGtaggtatttttttttcttttcctatcagTCTTCAATTTTGTTAATTTTATCATTTGATACTTATAGACCGAGGCATATCGTACTAGCTGATTCTAACAGCTTATTGATGTGCAGAGAAGAGCTCAGCACTACGGAAGACAAAGTCAATTATACTCACAAATAGTTCTGTAAGTCCCACAACTAACCACTTGTTGCATGACAAATCATAATTCACAAGTTTCTTCCCTTTCGTAataaatatgagaaattatacTGATGAGACATTATTCATTAGTGCTTTCTGAATTGCATCTAATGTTATTACATTTCCTGTAAATTTTAGCCTCTGCTATAAATATTGAATCCACTTATGACTTGTTCAGGCTTGCAAGCTGAAGTTGGGAGATTTGAAAGGTGCTTTACTAGATGCAGACTTTGCATTGCGTGAAGGGGAGGGAAACCCAAAAGCTTTTTTCCGTCAAGGACAGGTTAGTGTTACACTGTTACTGTTGGGTGTCATATTACCTGAGATAGCAAAATCTTAATTTGTGGAGTTGTGCATGAGGCTGTGCTTAAAAAGCCACATTTGCATACTTTTGTATGCATTAGCAATGCAGCACTACAATCTACATATAATCCTGTTTTACTTGATAAAATATTATCTGCAATTCTTGTTTTTGTTGTTGCTGGGAGGATTTGTTCTTAGTGCCTTCATAGTGAGTTCAAATTTCCAGATTTAACGCAGTTTAACATGATACTGGGATTTGCAGGCACGCATCGCACTCAATGATATTGATGCTGCAGTTGAGAGCTTCAAGCATGCTCTGCAGTTGGAGCCAAACGATGGTTTGTCCCTTGCCCACTCAATTGGCTATTAAGTTTCTTCATTGGaagtttatatattttgtgtTCATAAATCTAGGAGGAATTAAGCGGGAGCTGGCTGCTGCAAAAAAGAAGGTTAGTCCATTGAGTTCATGAATCTTTGGACTAATGGATGTTCCTTCATTGAAGATGTTATTGATCTGTCACCGACATTATCGCAGATTGCTGACAGACGGGATCAGGAGCGGAAAGCATTTTCTAGGATGTTCCAACCATCAGGAGGTTCAGAGAAGATCGATGAAGTACTCTTCTGATACCACATTCACCATTTGGAATCTTTTGTTTGGATCTTTGGCATAACATCGGTAGAGGATGTGTCATTTGGATGatagtttgttttgtttttctgcAGGAGAATAACTGATCGGCTTAAGTTCAACGTTTTGTAGTTCTCTTCATGACACATACTGGTGCTGCCTGGTGAAAAAATAGAGTTCAGGTTGCTCTTACAGCCCACAGCCACTATTCCTTCGAAGTTTGTGTTGTTTCAATATACTGACTCCATTTTTATGCTTTCAGGTGATGGATGAGAGAGTTTTTGCATAACAGAAGGTGATGGATGAGAGAGTTATGCAGTTTTTGCATAACAGAAGGTGATGGATGAGAGAGTTTTTGCATAACAGAAACAACTCCCATGGTTGAAAATAGTTTTGGTCTTTTGGACACCAAGCCTTATGTTTTGCAGTATAGAGTTTGCCACAATGCTATCGTAGGAAATGTCTGGCGGATTGAATTGTCAAACTCTTGGAAAGGCCTTTTGAATGACCAATCCTGTTAACGAAACATTGTTGGCAAGTGTTCTCGCGTGTGGTTAGCTTAACTTTGCCTTTTGCTGTGTGGTGTGTGCTCTTGTTATGGATAGCCTTTTTAGTTTTGTTCGCGTTACAACTCATTACCTCCGGAGTTTCATCAATCACAATAATCATAGCTAAATAGCTTTGGTCTAGCAAACAGCCAATGAGCCAAGCATGCGAGGCGGGTCATCTCGCGGTAGAACCTGAAATTTGATCTGGACATGCTTGTAGGCTCGTATCAGTTGAAGAACTCAGAGCCTCAGATACGTGCAATTCTTTTCAACGCCTCGTGTTACTGAACTATTGTTCCACAAATTCATAGCTGAAGCAGTTTGCAGGGGCAGCAACCCAACACACCACTAATTCCACAAAATTGAGACCACGCACAAGCATAGCCAAAATCCTATCAACCCAAACACACCATTAATTCCCCCAAAACATCCTCAGATTGCCAAAATTTACGCACAGTAAATTCATTTCCCTGTCTATGCATTGTAGTTGTCCACGCCCAGATCCCTCAAGGCAGATGTGGCAGCATCTTTGCAGCTCCCGTGCATCATCTTGGTTTTCCTAATAAGCTTCTCCACACCATCATTAAGCAAGATCGTCCTACAATGGCAGCACATAAGTCAACATTCTGATACTAGAAGCATGTTACTATCGAACTGTAAATGCCTTAATTCTGAATAGGTCATGCCAGCAGACAGTAGTGCTTGTGAATTGTACAGCATACCGGTTTTCAGGGTTTCTGACGACAAGATTACGGATCATAAGGCAGGCTTGCTTCTGAGTTTGAGCAGAAGAAGGGAACTTTTGCATTGCCTGTATAGCCAAAGTGCCATACCCTGCTCCCATTGCACGAGCTGCATTTTCTGGTGACCGCAGTGTAAGGATAGTCACCATAGACATTACCTACACATTCATTTAGCTTGTAAAAGTTAGCGCACATAGATGCTTCAGTATTTCTCATTTATATGCAATGTGGCAGTACCTCTTGTATTATTGGTGGGTCTTCAGAAAATCTCGATGTCaacttcaagaacttatcaaaaCCACCTCGTTCAATGATAGTAGTCTTGTTTGCATCACTTCCAGCCAGCTTCAAGCAGAAAGAATGGTCTGTAAGTATGATTCATCAATGTAGGATTTCCTCTGTTACAGGATTGATGCATTTGTGTACCATACTACAGACCTTGGACAGCAGAGAGCAGCAAGATTTTGCTATAACTTTGTTCTTTTGTTCACTAGCCTCATCAATACAGCGAAGAAGCACATCAATCCCACCATTTTCAGATATGGATCTGCATATTTCATCCTGAGGTAACACAAGAATTTAGTAAAGTTATCCTGAGGCAGCTCATAAGTCATAAGAGTATAGCTTGCAGCTTGTTTTTGGTTAAGGACATTGACAACAGTTCCACCAGGTAAAGACATCTTGTTACAAGTACAACAGGGATCAAAAGCATgagaaaaaatagcaagagCAAGATGGTGGTGGGAAGTTGATTATAAAGGGCACCGTACTTTTCAAAGTGTTGCTTACCATAAATGTTAACCATATGcaattgcagcagcagcaattcATATTCTTTTTGCCAGATGACATTGAATTAATGGCATAAGAAATATCTATAGTAGTTCAAAATAAACTTTTGAATTCCAGTATAACCATAGTTTTCTCTTACATTGACAGCAATTGCCTTCAGAGCCGCACAAGCTGATGGTAAGCTGGAAGGGGCAACTTTCTCACGTAGTGCATTGACAAGAACTGCTGCAATCCCAGTTTCTGCGAACCTCCGAGAATATCCATATACCTGCATCACAAATGTTGGTCAATGTCATCTCCTATGTCCAAATTCCATTCACTTAAAAAGTTTCAAATGGCTAGATTGTCAATTATTACAATAAAGGTTCTCTGGATATTTCCACTACATGTGCTGTGCATATTATAACTCAATTTAATTCCATATCTACATCTTCCCTCATGTATGTAAACTAACTTGCATGCACAATCACAAATATGACTCTTTTTCTATAAACATAACTCTAGCACATCAtaatgtttaatactttaatacTACCAAAAACCATAGATTACGGAGAGTTGACAACTAAAGTTTCATAATAAAGTGCAAATAGGTCCACTTGCTAATGCAAAACTGGACCAAATATTCACACAATTACACAAGCATATAGGACATACTTGAGAAGCCACCACACGATTGTCATCAGGTGTCAATAGAACACGTATGGCATCATACAAGCTTTGCACATTGCTATTTGATTTCTCCCCCATAACTTGAAAAATGAGTTCATCAACCTTCAGGACCATAAAGCACTCTTTAACAACTTCATTGCCTGCAGATGCTGAAGCCACAACCCTAAAGCCACCTTCCAGTATATCTGAACTTTCTGAACCTCCTTTCAAAATACCCATGACAACTTGGGGCCCTTCGCTTT of the Oryza sativa Japonica Group chromosome 2, ASM3414082v1 genome contains:
- the LOC4330807 gene encoding uncharacterized protein gives rise to the protein MAIAISQEAFDAMVRENMEDLGMDADEALADAVDALTLQGADLSGIIKRVPGEAAAAEVSPVMRVLDEVKASSASDSDSGGRSEEDAERLASLLDELRELCSGDGLENAAVAARNGGVEALVALCASAGVKQERLLASGLKALSSLLRDVGSTEKFRQSEGPQVVMGILKGGSESSDILEGGFRVVASASAGNEVVKECFMVLKVDELIFQVMGEKSNSNVQSLYDAIRVLLTPDDNRVVASQVYGYSRRFAETGIAAVLVNALREKVAPSSLPSACAALKAIAVNDEICRSISENGGIDVLLRCIDEASEQKNKVIAKSCCSLLSKLAGSDANKTTIIERGGFDKFLKLTSRFSEDPPIIQEVMSMVTILTLRSPENAARAMGAGYGTLAIQAMQKFPSSAQTQKQACLMIRNLVVRNPENRTILLNDGVEKLIRKTKMMHGSCKDAATSALRDLGVDNYNA
- the LOC4330806 gene encoding peptidyl-prolyl cis-trans isomerase CYP40, producing MEGGGEGTTTAAAAAAVAAGKEEEAEVVVVRNPRCYLDVSIGGDMEGRIVVELYASVAPRTAENFRALCTGEKGVSAATGVPLHYKGSCIHRIVKGFMVQGGDITAGDGTGGESIYGLNFEDENFVLKHERKGMLSMANAGPDTNGSQFFITTTRTPHLDGKHVVFGRVIKGMGVVRSMEHVSVGESDRPITDIVIVDCGELPEGASDGVVNFFSDGDMYPDWPNDLEEKPAEISWWMTAVDSAKSFGNEYFKKKDYKTALKKYRKAMRYLDLCWEKEEIDEEKSSALRKTKSIILTNSSACKLKLGDLKGALLDADFALREGEGNPKAFFRQGQARIALNDIDAAVESFKHALQLEPNDGGIKRELAAAKKKIADRRDQERKAFSRMFQPSGGSEKIDEENN